A genome region from Chloroflexaceae bacterium includes the following:
- a CDS encoding PspC domain-containing protein: MNGKRITRSRGDRLIAGVAGGLAAYFGIDPLFVRIGFVILSLFNGAGVILYLALWLIVPNEDSLSEGRATVQEAVTEMRAMVEELIARLRGVVQR; this comes from the coding sequence ATGAACGGCAAGCGCATTACCCGCAGCCGTGGCGACCGGTTGATCGCCGGGGTTGCCGGCGGTCTGGCTGCGTATTTTGGGATCGATCCGTTGTTTGTGCGGATCGGCTTCGTGATCCTGTCGCTGTTCAACGGCGCGGGCGTGATCCTCTACCTGGCCCTGTGGCTGATCGTGCCGAACGAGGACAGTCTCAGCGAAGGCCGCGCGACGGTGCAGGAGGCTGTGACCGAAATGCGCGCCATGGTTGAGGAGCTGATCGCCCGCCTGCGCGGCGTGGTGCAGCGTTGA
- a CDS encoding peptidoglycan DD-metalloendopeptidase family protein: MKLFRRSIILLALILAACTGSPPAAPTPSLPAAPVAVRSSTPLPAPTATPLPLPAPAVSMVTGPSPPDPLFHPLRLSYEHNFNGPEIQAFLEGRGSPLASVRFQVGDRSHSFSEVLVGLSSLYSLNPRLLLALLDLQSGLVSSGRASPEQLAWAMGYRGDGGGRRGLYNQIRWGARELRWAIRDYTIHGPGALPPLTFADGTQREVAADLPFSRYVLARVLAPTVSPGSLGVRLDGLVASYARLFDDPRLPPDDWPAPALPFLARPMERSFPVTSFFDHDTPFLQKNGSLLTYWGRAETDLAFAYDGHTGWDYAMQPPDKVLAAAAGVVTFAGNSDDGCGSPARAVIVDHGNGYRTLYWHLASIAVAAGQPVARGETLGVAGESGCAFGPHLHFQVQYLGRDVDPYGWCGAEPDPWASALAGQVSLWLWEDMPSPCGPPPPEVIVVDDGGPGFSSAGAWQAHDVGYGGGSRFAPGSFAGSAARPWRAAALRAPVVAVWRPALPRAGRYQVLAYVPYALNGLDETREARYLVRHRDGESLVVANLERERNWWVDLGVYDLEPGAALVSASTLAGDDRRGVWVDAVAFVPIK, encoded by the coding sequence ATGAAGCTGTTCCGCAGATCAATCATTCTGCTGGCGCTGATTCTGGCGGCATGCACTGGATCGCCGCCTGCCGCGCCCACTCCATCCTTACCTGCCGCCCCCGTGGCCGTGCGCTCCTCCACACCGCTTCCGGCGCCCACGGCGACACCTCTGCCGTTGCCCGCGCCTGCGGTGAGCATGGTGACGGGGCCATCGCCGCCCGATCCCCTCTTCCATCCACTCCGGCTCAGCTACGAGCACAACTTCAACGGCCCGGAAATCCAGGCTTTCCTCGAAGGGCGCGGCAGCCCGCTGGCGAGCGTGCGCTTTCAGGTTGGCGACCGTTCCCATTCGTTCAGCGAAGTGCTCGTGGGTCTGAGCAGTCTCTACAGCCTCAATCCCCGCCTGCTGCTCGCCCTGCTTGACCTGCAGAGCGGCCTGGTGAGCAGTGGCCGCGCCAGTCCCGAGCAACTGGCCTGGGCGATGGGCTACCGTGGCGATGGGGGCGGGCGGCGCGGGCTATACAACCAGATTCGCTGGGGCGCTCGCGAACTCCGCTGGGCCATCCGCGATTACACCATCCATGGCCCCGGCGCGCTGCCCCCGCTGACCTTCGCCGACGGGACGCAGCGAGAGGTGGCCGCTGATCTCCCCTTCAGCCGCTACGTGCTGGCGCGGGTGCTGGCGCCCACGGTATCGCCCGGCAGCCTCGGGGTGCGCCTCGACGGCCTGGTGGCCAGCTACGCGCGTCTCTTCGACGATCCACGCCTGCCGCCCGATGATTGGCCCGCGCCCGCTCTGCCCTTTCTGGCCCGACCCATGGAGCGTTCGTTCCCCGTAACTTCCTTTTTCGACCACGACACGCCTTTCCTACAAAAGAACGGTTCGCTGTTGACTTACTGGGGTCGCGCCGAGACTGACCTTGCCTTTGCCTATGATGGGCACACCGGCTGGGATTACGCCATGCAGCCTCCCGATAAAGTGCTTGCTGCCGCGGCTGGCGTGGTGACCTTCGCTGGCAACTCCGACGATGGCTGCGGCTCGCCGGCCCGCGCCGTGATCGTTGACCATGGCAATGGCTACCGCACCCTCTACTGGCACCTTGCCAGCATTGCCGTCGCCGCCGGCCAGCCCGTGGCCCGCGGCGAGACGCTCGGCGTCGCGGGTGAGAGCGGTTGCGCCTTCGGCCCGCACCTGCACTTTCAGGTGCAGTACCTGGGCCGGGACGTTGACCCCTATGGCTGGTGCGGCGCCGAACCTGATCCCTGGGCCAGCGCGCTGGCAGGACAGGTGAGCCTCTGGCTCTGGGAAGATATGCCTTCGCCCTGTGGTCCGCCTCCGCCGGAGGTGATTGTGGTAGACGATGGCGGCCCTGGTTTCAGCAGCGCAGGCGCGTGGCAGGCGCACGACGTAGGCTACGGAGGCGGCTCGCGCTTCGCGCCGGGCAGCTTCGCCGGCAGCGCCGCGCGTCCCTGGCGCGCCGCTGCTCTGCGCGCTCCAGTCGTGGCGGTCTGGCGCCCCGCCTTGCCGCGCGCCGGGCGTTACCAGGTGCTGGCCTATGTGCCCTACGCCCTCAACGGCCTCGACGAGACACGCGAGGCGCGCTACCTCGTGCGCCATCGCGACGGTGAGAGTCTGGTGGTGGCAAATCTCGAACGCGAGCGCAACTGGTGGGTCGATCTGGGGGTCTACGACCTGGAACCAGGCGCGGCGCTGGTCAGCGCCAGCACTCTGGCCGGCGACGACCGCCGCGGCGTATGGGTTGACGCCGTTGCCTTCGTGCCCATAAAGTAA